One genomic segment of Hordeum vulgare subsp. vulgare chromosome 2H, MorexV3_pseudomolecules_assembly, whole genome shotgun sequence includes these proteins:
- the LOC123426507 gene encoding uncharacterized protein LOC123426507 isoform X2 — protein sequence MAETLALAPVEDPEAPLDAAAIRSRFEQLCTLWGGDKGELVEAAAAEDELRGLHSGCEKDMQAGDAWDSNAAELGGHGLDSYMEWLRKEVSLIEEENCKLSTEISVIGETVLKDTILLDAVIESLESRLNTLDSEVLKHSEVSPTSTDSVLNQISIEKVCEYEEFELDHQIGKSAMDLKLLQIQSISMQRDEEMWQLQSLFSEPRVLKCKGNCLRVFLKAPILPSECVNFGQKLDCVDHELLIEVDEGKIELNKVQIFPADVCVDILIEKLKSSREAISVPSLGWLIRQCQQQIIINTLRRLLVNDANNSRHSFEYFDKDETIVAHMVGAIDAFFKISENWPVSPYGLKLISIRNSGTQPTNITVELVCKTKEVFFLHGSGGKGTPILAEEV from the exons ATGGCAGAAACCCTAGCGCTGGCCCCGGTGGAGGACCCCGAGGCGCCCCTCGACGCGGCCGCCATCCGAAG CCGGTTCGAGCAGCTCTGCACGCTGTGGGGAGGGGACAAGGGTGAGCTGGTGGAAGCTGCGGCGGCGGAGGACGAGCTGCGCGGGTTGCACTCCGGGTGCGAG AAGGATATGCAGGCGGGGGATGCGTGGGACTCCAACGCTGCTGAGCTAGGGGGTCACGGTTTGG ACTCGTACATGGAATGGTTGAGAAAGGAGGTGAGCTTGATAGAGGAGGAGAACTGCAAGTTATCTACAGAGATTAGTGTCATTGGAGAGACAGTGTTGAAAG ACACGATTCTGCTGGATGCTGTCATTGAATCACTGGAGTCTCGGCTGAATACACTTGATTCAGAG GTTTTGAAACATTCAGAAGTAAGTCCTACCTCAACTGATTCAGTCCTCAACCAAATAAGTATCGAGAAGGTCTGCGAATATGAG GAATTTGAACTCGACCATCAAATAGGAAAAAGCGCGATGGACCTGAAGCTGTTACAAATACAAAGTATTTCAATGCAAAG GGATGAAGAAATGTGGCAGCTTCAGTCTCTGTTTTCAGAACCAAGGGTCTTAAAGTGTAAAGGCAATTGTCTCAGGGTGTTCCTAAAGGCACCTATACTGCCCTCGGAATGTGTAAACTTTGGACAAAAGTTGGATTGTGTTGATCATGAGTTACTGATAGAAGTTGATGAAGGAAAAATTGAACTGAATAAAGTCCAG ATCTTTCCTGCCGATGTTTGTGTAGATATACTGATTGAGAAGCTCAAGTCCTCCAG AGAGGCCATTTCCGTTCCATCTTTGGGATGGCTCATTCGGCAATGTCAACAACAGATTATAATCAACACTCTAAGACGATTGTTGGTGAATGATGCCAATAATTCCAG GCATTCTTTTGAGTACTTTGACAAAGACGAAACAATTGTAGCTCATATGGTTGGTGCAATTGATGCCTTCTTCAAGATATCTGAAAATTGGCCAGTGTCGCCCTATGGTCTGAAGTTAATCTCAATCCGCAATTCAGGGACTCAGCCAACAAATATAACTGTAGAATTGGTCTGCAAGACCAAG GAAGTCTTTTTTCTGCATGGTTCAGGAGGCAAAGGCACGCCAATATTAGCAGAGGaagtatga
- the LOC123426507 gene encoding uncharacterized protein LOC123426507 isoform X1, producing the protein MAETLALAPVEDPEAPLDAAAIRSRFEQLCTLWGGDKGELVEAAAAEDELRGLHSGCEKDMQAGDAWDSNAAELGGHGLDSYMEWLRKEVSLIEEENCKLSTEISVIGETVLKDTILLDAVIESLESRLNTLDSEVLKHSEVSPTSTDSVLNQISIEKVCEYEEFELDHQIGKSAMDLKLLQIQSISMQRDEEMWQLQSLFSEPRVLKCKGNCLRVFLKAPILPSECVNFGQKLDCVDHELLIEVDEGKIELNKVQIFPADVCVDILIEKLKSSREAISVPSLGWLIRQCQQQIIINTLRRLLVNDANNSRHSFEYFDKDETIVAHMVGAIDAFFKISENWPVSPYGLKLISIRNSGTQPTNITVELVCKTKELANGLELETRRQLVRFVDAVEEILVRGMQSELHSSRVSA; encoded by the exons ATGGCAGAAACCCTAGCGCTGGCCCCGGTGGAGGACCCCGAGGCGCCCCTCGACGCGGCCGCCATCCGAAG CCGGTTCGAGCAGCTCTGCACGCTGTGGGGAGGGGACAAGGGTGAGCTGGTGGAAGCTGCGGCGGCGGAGGACGAGCTGCGCGGGTTGCACTCCGGGTGCGAG AAGGATATGCAGGCGGGGGATGCGTGGGACTCCAACGCTGCTGAGCTAGGGGGTCACGGTTTGG ACTCGTACATGGAATGGTTGAGAAAGGAGGTGAGCTTGATAGAGGAGGAGAACTGCAAGTTATCTACAGAGATTAGTGTCATTGGAGAGACAGTGTTGAAAG ACACGATTCTGCTGGATGCTGTCATTGAATCACTGGAGTCTCGGCTGAATACACTTGATTCAGAG GTTTTGAAACATTCAGAAGTAAGTCCTACCTCAACTGATTCAGTCCTCAACCAAATAAGTATCGAGAAGGTCTGCGAATATGAG GAATTTGAACTCGACCATCAAATAGGAAAAAGCGCGATGGACCTGAAGCTGTTACAAATACAAAGTATTTCAATGCAAAG GGATGAAGAAATGTGGCAGCTTCAGTCTCTGTTTTCAGAACCAAGGGTCTTAAAGTGTAAAGGCAATTGTCTCAGGGTGTTCCTAAAGGCACCTATACTGCCCTCGGAATGTGTAAACTTTGGACAAAAGTTGGATTGTGTTGATCATGAGTTACTGATAGAAGTTGATGAAGGAAAAATTGAACTGAATAAAGTCCAG ATCTTTCCTGCCGATGTTTGTGTAGATATACTGATTGAGAAGCTCAAGTCCTCCAG AGAGGCCATTTCCGTTCCATCTTTGGGATGGCTCATTCGGCAATGTCAACAACAGATTATAATCAACACTCTAAGACGATTGTTGGTGAATGATGCCAATAATTCCAG GCATTCTTTTGAGTACTTTGACAAAGACGAAACAATTGTAGCTCATATGGTTGGTGCAATTGATGCCTTCTTCAAGATATCTGAAAATTGGCCAGTGTCGCCCTATGGTCTGAAGTTAATCTCAATCCGCAATTCAGGGACTCAGCCAACAAATATAACTGTAGAATTGGTCTGCAAGACCAAG GAACTTGCCAATGGCTTGGAGCTTGAGACTCGTCGGCAGCTGGTGAGATTTGTAGACGCCGTTGAGGAGATTCTTGTTCGGGGGATGCAGTCAGAGCTCCACTCAAGCAGGGTTTCTGCTTAG